In a single window of the Schistocerca americana isolate TAMUIC-IGC-003095 chromosome X, iqSchAmer2.1, whole genome shotgun sequence genome:
- the LOC124556099 gene encoding uncharacterized protein LOC124556099: protein MPSPNENTFKHVEQDFWRKWNTPNCMDSMDGKHVLIKEPKNSRLYVNYKFIVVDMDSNGKERDSRIFQKFEMGKKIAKNNFNFPVSKCLPNSDILWSTSYQVMKHLH, encoded by the exons ATGCCCTcgccaaatgaaaatacttttaagcACGTTGAACAAGATTTCTGGCGGAAATGGAATACACCAAACTGTATGGATAGTATGGATGGCAAACATGTGCTCATAAAAGAACCAAAAAACAgcagat TGTACGTCAATTACAAATTCATTGTTGTAGATATGGACTCTAATGGCAAAGAACGTGACAGCCGTATTTTTCAAAAATTCGAGATGGGGAAAAAGATTGCCAAGAACAACTTTAATTTCCCTGTATCTAAATGCCTTCCAAACAGTGATATTTTATGGAGCACTTCATACCAGGTGATGAAGCATTTGCACTGA